GGTCTCTACAGCTGTGCTGGTAGCAGTGCTTTACATCACTTACCACAACAAGCGCAAGGTAAATGGCTTCAGACCTCTTTGCAGCAAACTCTGTGTTTCCACTAACCCAGATTTGAGTTGCAAATGTTATATGCGTCACTCATTTTGGTCCGTGGTTTCTTGTTGGAATTTTTTGAAACCAAGTAATTGCTGAGCTAGAGCTGTTGAagacctttgtttttttattcactcaGGTCTCCACTATATATGCAATGGAATAATTGGGCGATAATTTAActaattgtaaatatttgtataGTTAACAAACGATTGGAAATGTGTCATGCACTGAATATTAGTATATTATTAAGTACATTATGTCAGCTTTTAATTGTAGATTTATTTCTGGGCCCAAACAAGCACATGACGATGGCAAGGAACaatcttaaaggaatagtttgacatttacgGAAAGCACAGAGTTATTTTGTTACCGAGAGAGATTATTCATTTGCAATGTCTCCAGTTAAATTATatccatatttgttttgtagATCAGGCTTCATACAATGGGCCAATTCAGTTGAAATCATACCAACTTACTCTTCTCTTTTCCCCAGATAATTGCCTTTCTTTTGGAAGGAAAGAAATCCAGATCAGCACGTCGCCCTAAATCCACAGAATACCAGAAACTGGAACAGCAGGTATGTTGTTgatataaagaaatacattctcCCCCTTTTTGAATCATGATACAGTGACATTAAATGTACTGAGTTTTGAAATATCTCCATTTTCTTTCAGATGTAATCTCAAGTCATTCTCTTGAGGCTGGATTAATCAAGCAGTTGAATACACTGGGGGTTGTGTGAGAAGAGAGTGAATGGATACTGGCATTAAGATATTTTCCTGGTATGCTCTGCATTGATTAAATTAAACCTTGTGTTAAATGGACATTCTTCTACTTTATACCTTTTTAGATGCTTATTGTATGACTATGCAGACGACACTGTTGCCTTATTGAGGAAATTAGTGAAATGCAGTGAAGGTAAAATAAGCATGCTGTTTTTGCACTTGTGTCGTTGTTCAACATGTAAGGCAATCTTGTAATTTGACCTGACTAAGGTCCAGACTCAGGATATTTCAGTAGCAGATGAAAATATTAGCTGTTTGGATTCCAGACTTGTTTGTACAGTTCACTAGTGATTGCCCTGTGCACTAAATAAGCCATCTGGttctttgtgaaatatttgaggttgttttaaatgtctattTGGTGAATtgtatgtgatttatttaagtATCACAATGGGATTTCTGCTTGTGCTCCTAACCCTGTGGTATTGGCCAGATGAATGTAGTGACCTTTATTTTCCAAATGAGATGCTAGCACACTGCTAGacttaaacatataaaatatgtgctttAAGAATTAGTTTTATGAAATGTGCCGATTTGATTTCTTGCTGGAAATTCGATAAAATGAATACCACTCAAATAATTCCGGTTAATATAacattaaaggtgcaatgtaCAAGATTTAGAGCATTtaaatagcagcaaacaacgTCGGCGTGCCCAACTGCTTAGCTTGCAACCGCTTCTCTGCACTACTCTCCGGATTCGGCTGAGAATGCCGTTCCCACCAGTGTCTTTGTTGCTAAAGCATAAGACCCACCTTCAGCTATAGCCATGTTGAAAGCCGCCGAAAGGCAATGGAAATCCTCAAAATCTCATATTTAGCACCTTAAGGCTACAGCCAGCTGAAAGTAGCCTAGCATGAGGATTGGAAACGGGGAAAAGAGTAGCCCGACTCTGTCCAAAGGTTACAAACCTCCTTCCAGCATCCTTAAAAGTTCACTCATGAACACTAATCTCATTTAACTAATTGGAAGAAAGGAAACAAGTATATTTCCCCAAAAGATACAACTGAATGATGTTTTAACTGCTGTCGAGGTGTTGGGTTCATGTGCAAAAGCCTCTTAATTTTTCAAGTCTAAATGTTATACGATATGTGACTGGCATTAAAACGTTGTTTATCAAAAATGCCAGTGAGGTTACTGTACGGCTGCCCAACACCTCTGTGGCTTCTTATTTTGGATAAACGTCTCTTACTTGGTTTACATTTGTTGCTTTGCATTTAAACTCTAGTCTGAAATGTTGTTAATCTAAAATTGGTTCTGTAAGAGGTAGTTGGCCAAGAAATGCATGGCTTACAATGTTTGGAGGGAATTGCTGGTTAACCACTAATACATTAGATTGAATATTTCCTCTAGAGTAgacatgtgtttatgttcagGGTTGATAGACTTGTGCCAAATTGTGAATTTTACTGGGATTCAATGTGGGATTCTTGTATTGTGCCTGTTTCCTAAAATAACATTCTAACAATTAACATTTGTACTGGCATGAGGTCACAATAACAGCCCTTTCtgttaaagggaaaataaatgtatcccAATTGTTTCTTGTAAGAATTGTATTGTtgaatctgcaaagaaaacactGCATTAGTTAATTAATTTGCTCTTTTCATGAGTGAAATAAGCACTAGAATTAGTAAGAAAGCATCATGAGTCATTCTCTCATACAGCCAGGCAGTTAGCATGAAATTAGCATGTTTTCAAGATgtttaatcaaaatatatatatatataaataaataagtcttTATTTAAGTTTGTTAGAAATGGCTGTCCATAAAACCCATCTTGCTGTCCTTCGAGACTTTCATTCTACACGTGTCTGATGAACCAATTGCCATGAATATTGATtctaaaataaaacctttttataCTTTCTAGCCTTAAATGAGTTGGCTTGCTTTACTGCCATTGCTGCTTTAGTGATCCAGGGCCTTTCAAACACAAGCCTGTAGTTACAACGTAAAATGCAAAACCTTGCAAAGTAGCATCTGCAAAAGTTAAATAGTTGAAGCACTTGTGCAAAGAAATGACCAACTTGGTTGATCACTTAATATGGAATTAATATACATCATAGGTGATAATAATTTTAGTGGTATAGATGGTCAAGGTGGATCTTGTTAAACCTACTTTAAATACAGTTGGttagtttagtccagtggttaCCAACCAAGGGGTCAGGACCACAAGACAGATCTAAGGTGAGATGATCAATGCGGGAAAGACAATTACTCAACCTCATTTCTTGTACTTTCCTGtgcatttttgtgaaatattggacAGTTTCACCTTTCTGAAAACACTTGAAATCTAGTGCAAATCACTCTTTGGTACAACTGTTAACAACATATAGAAATGAAACAAGGGTCCCCACTAGACACTGTTTTTTTGGCCCCACAACCTAAAGAGCATTTGGGATGCAcgttttgtattctttttttaaaattattatttaggCTTAACTCAAGAACTGATTActagctgtcagataaatatatTGTGGTAAGgagtacaatattttcctttgAAGTGTAGTGGAGCCCATAATAACTCACCAGGGAGTGCAttaagcatttgtttgtttattagacaaaacagcagtttatcacatgccacacacacacacacacacaatacagtacatttatGCACACACATTAGTTCATTGTTAATAATATCCCTCCGAACATTGCAGTGGTTTCTTCACAGTGGCATCATATTTATGGCCTCCTGTTCATAAATGTCTGGTAGCTCTCCCATGGAGGAGAAGACCATTCGGACAGAAGTGCACCCACGAAGCTCCATCTCATAGCGGATGAGCTGTTTCCAGAAGCCATTATTCGGCCTCACCACGGGTCGAGAGGTCCTCACCCACCTGTGGGCCTCCAGGAGAGCCACGCCGCGGTGCTTCATCAGGTAGGCCATGCACAGGGAGGAGGAGCGGCTCACACCGGCGTTGCAGTGCACCAAGGTGCGGCCACCGCGCTCCGCAGTCAGCTGTATTTTATCCGCTACCTCGTCGAAATGCTCGCTGAGAGGAGACACCGGAGAGTCAGAGACCGGGATGTGGACGTACTCCACCCCGGGGTGAAGAGGGACGCGGCTCTTGGTCTCAGTGGCGTTCACGATGCAGGTTATCTTGCACCGACTCACCTGTGAGGAATCTTTTGCCGCTTTGCCATTACTGAGATAGAGATGGTCGGTGACTCTGCACAGGCCTGACAGACCCGAGAGACCCGACTGATGCATACACGACGTGAAACACCCCGCTGCAACGGAGCTGCACACCCTGTTTATAAGATGTCGTACCAGGATGTTGTGAGTTGTTTAGTTAGAAATGCTCAATTGTAAGGCAACTCGGGAAGGCCAAATTTGTGGGAGCGCACACGCTGTCGCCTCCTGCTGGACGATAAGCATATAACAAGACAAGAAACCCATAAGATATTCGTATTATATAAAGGCTGGACCTTTTAGATATTAAGTATGACATTCCCTGATATTCTTCTCTTGTTTATtcctgatttttttgtttgactaatgtttgtttgtgaagcACTTTTGCAAATTAGATTTTAATTATTGTGTATGAGAACTTTggtaatatttatatttaaacaataaaatgagttacaaataaaaaataataaatacgtTTAAATTAATGTAGCACTGGGAATCAGGAGTGCTCAATGGGAACAATTAAGAGGGAAGCAAAATGTACCTGCTGTAACTAATAAAACAGCATCAGAGCgtgggaaacaaaacaagagtaAATTGTCTAGGCTACTATCAACCCATTAGATTTTAAAATGGGTTAAATTAGAAAATTTGACTTGCTGATGTTAAAGAAATGGTAACTTAGTTGCCAAAAAAcaaggatttatcctctggagGGGGAATTAATTTAATGGAAATCAGGCCAGTACTTGTTGAGATATTACTCCCAAAGGGGCAGActgaaaatacaactttttaagGTATCTTatactttcaaaacaaataacCACATCAAGAAGTATctgtttaaaagtaatttattttcaaaacaccTAAATATTCTGTACGTGATAACttaaagtaaatattgtagACAAATGAGACCGTGGGGTAGATTAGTTGATTGACCTAGTTGATTGCTATTTCATGAATCAGCAACTATTTCAATAATCCCTTAATCCTTTAAGTAATCTTTCAAGTGTCAAATGCTCTATGTTTAGAGATTTTCcaatgttgcttttttgttttatatcattaaaCATGTAGGGCtatgtctttgggttttggattttttgtttttcataatattGCATGAGTTCAGCATgtgtaaacaaaatatatgtataacCAGGCACATAtagttatgttgttgttttacatttggGAGATTGatagcttttaaaaaatatatattttaacaattgttaGAGCATCTGTGTTATTATTGAATTAATCATCAATTGAATTAGATTTTTGTGGACATCAGTTCAGAAATGTACAGTTGCATTGTAATAATTTACCCTGCAAagcaaaaacattcacattcaacattttttctttccaaacaAGGGCCATAATGCCCTTCAGCCGGCCCTTCTTGACTTCTAAAgctagaccttcatcaggtgaCCTGTCAGTGGCTGGCGTCTCCTTATCTGGACTGGCTCCACCATGGCCGACAGGTGGTTCTTCTTCAGCTCCACTCATTGCTGTCACAGAAGCAATGAGTGGATGAGCCTGTGCCATTTGTACGACGTGTGGCTGAAGGCCTTGACCTTCATCAGCCTTATTGTCAGAAGGAAGTCCAGCATTTTGTCAAAGGACTTGTCCACACTGGATAAAACATGACAATCAATCATTGAATCAGTCAATCAGAATTCAAATCTCCATTCATCCAATCACGCATCTATTCAACCCTACTCATACCAGACACACAGTAACTTACTACAAGCTGGAGTCCATCTCACCCACCAGATGGGCCATTGTGATGAAAGGTTGATGGAGAGCGTTCTCAGGAGTGATCCTCTTCTCAGGGTTAGTTTGGAGAGGTGATATCAGTCAGTTTTGCTTTTTGTCAGTTCAGAATCTTGAcagtttatttctgctttaactGGATGGCATAAGAGTACATGGTTCTGTATGTGTTATGTATCACAAACTGGGTTCACTTAACTCAATGAGAAAACTCATTGTTTAGCCGGATATCGTGAAATCATTTGCATttgatacttttattttcaatttatgaTGATGTATTGTATTATGATTTATTCTTGATTCCATACACAAGATATTCCAAAGTCTAATTAGAAAGGATCTTCCTCTAGCACCACCCTAGGGCCCTAAAATGCACCATACAAATCTCTGAACTTATTTCATCCcccaaaacaaca
This sequence is a window from Anoplopoma fimbria isolate UVic2021 breed Golden Eagle Sablefish chromosome 13, Afim_UVic_2022, whole genome shotgun sequence. Protein-coding genes within it:
- the zgc:153044 gene encoding dual specificity protein phosphatase 18; its protein translation is MHQSGLSGLSGLCRVTDHLYLSNGKAAKDSSQVSRCKITCIVNATETKSRVPLHPGVEYVHIPVSDSPVSPLSEHFDEVADKIQLTAERGGRTLVHCNAGVSRSSSLCMAYLMKHRGVALLEAHRWVRTSRPVVRPNNGFWKQLIRYEMELRGCTSVRMVFSSMGELPDIYEQEAINMMPL